The Lysinibacillus irui sequence AATTGTTCAGTTACTGAATATACACTATAGCCTTTATCTTTTAATTTCTCTAAAATCGGCTTTACATTTTCTAAAGTATCAGCATAAATATTAAATTCTGAGTAAAACAACTCATCCTCTTTACTAGCACTATCAGTGGATAAATTTTCAACCAATACTGACTTTTGAGCTTTATCCATATGAATGGAATTATCAACCATCCAGTCATAAGAAGGCTTCTCCATCACACCAACAATTGTATAGCTCATTTTTGGCGAGTTTTCATTTGTGCCAGTCTGAGGCACTAAGGACAGCTCAATATTTTTATCAATCAACGACTCTTTATAGCCTTCTTCACTGCCATCATAGTAGGTTCCTTCTGCCTCAGCCTTTTTACTCTTTTCTTCGATAATATCGCGTTCTTTTTCATTCAATAATGTTTGAGCGAAGTGATAACCTACAACGATTTCATTTGGTTTTGTTGGATAACGACCTTCTGCAAGCTTACCATTTACCTGCTCAAAGTCCTGCATATCCGATAAAGTCAAAGTAGAGGCTGTCTCACGATCTCCTAAAAACGACTGTGCAGAAGCATTCACATTAATCGTTTCAAGTACTGTTTCCACATGGTCCAACTTTTTAATTTCTTGAACCTGTTCTTCGGTGAATTGATTATCTCCATATATTTGAATTTTCGTAACGGTTTCATTCGAAAGAATATCATTGCGTAGTGATTCCTGTATACCAAAGCCAACCGAAGCTAGCACGATAAGGAACGCACAGCCCATTGTTGCTGCTAAAATTGTCATAAACACACGTAATTTATTTTTCTTGATATGCTGTGTTACAAAATCGATTTGGTCCTTAAATAACATTTTAAGCCTCCTCCCTTACGAGTTCGCCATCATACATACGGAGTCGTCTATGTGCGATAGAGGCTACTTCTTCATCGTGTGTAATAATGACAAAGGTTAGCCCCAATTCACGATTTAAACTTTGAATAAGCAATAATATATCTTGCTCTGTTTCTGAATCAAGACTTCCCGTTGGCTCATCAGCAAGCAATATTGGAGGGTTTGTAATAAGCGCTCGGGCAATGCTGACACGCTGTTGTTGCCCACCCGATAGTTCATTTGGATAATGGTCTGCTACTTCAGTCAAACCAACCTTGTCCATCAATTTCTTTACCTTTTCCTTACGTACTGCCTTACGTAAACCTTGTAGTTTTAAAGGCAATTCAATATTTTCGAAAGCAGATAAACCAGGCATCAATTGAAAGTTTTGAAAAATAAAGCCGAATTGGCGTAAACGAAATGCAGCACTTTCTGTTTCAGTCAGATTGGCAGTTTCCTTACCATTCACTCTAATAGATCCTTGTTCAGCTTTCATAAATCCAGCTAATACTTGCAATAAGGTCGATTTACCAGATCCACTTTTTCCCACAATAGCAACAATTTCTCCTTTATTGACCTCGAAGTTCACACCCTTCAATACTGGTACTTGTTTCTCCTTCCCCTTTTTTCCAATTAAAAATGTATGTTGTAAGTTTTCAACTTGAATCATTATAAATAATGCTCCTTTCTCCTTCATTTCCCATTGTAGAGAATAATTCTTAATAAAGAGGAAGGATAAAAATGAAGATATTCTTAAGAATAAGAAGAGAGTCCTTCAAAAATAAAACGTATTTACATTCCCTTTACAATTCAACATGCTAAATCAAATGTTTACACTATTTTTCTCTTATAAATCTGTATTAAACAGAGGAGAACTCTTCAAAAAACCTAGTATTAAAGGTAATTCTCTGTACTACAAAAAACAAATACAGTGGAGTCATCATTATTTTGTGAACGAATTGTATATTACAGCAATGTAAATTTTATTGTCGAATAGTAAATTTTTATGTAGATAAATTAAAGATTTTGTTATGATAGTAAAGTTTAGAGGTCGATTAATTTATTTATATCCAGGAGGATTCGATTTACATGCTTAACTCAAAAAAACAAGACCCATTCTTTATTGCATTGCATAAAATTGCTGAAAATATGAGAGAGGCTGTACATTACGCAAATGATTTTCGTATTCACAGTGTAGCTGACCTTAAAGAGATTAGCATTACAATGAAAAATTACGAAACTGCTGGCGATAAGCTCATTCACGAACTGATCGTAATGTTAAACAAATCATTTATGACACCTATAGAACGTGAAGATATTTTAGAGTTTGCCATTCGTATGGATGATATTTTAGATGGCACAGAACATTGTATTGCACACTTTGAAATGTTTTCACTTACAGAGATTGATGAATCCATGCGCACTTTCCTAGGATATATCTCTAAGAGTGCTGATGAAATTGTCAAAGCGACTGAAGAGTTAAAGAAAAAGAATCTAATTGGCATGCGTCCACACGCCATTCTTATTAAAGACTATGAACGTGAATGTGATGAGGTACAGCGTACTTCCATCAAAAAACTGTTTTTAAACGAAAAAGATCCGATTCGTCTTATTAAATTTAAAGATATATATGAACAACTTGAAGATATCGCTGATCATTGTCAAAACGTAGCCAATACTATGGAAACAATTATCATGCGTAACGCATAATTAGGAGATGGGCAATTTACAATGAATACAATCATAATACTAACCATACTGGTCGTCATCTTTGCCCTTACATTTGACTTTATCAATGGCTTCCATGATACAGCAAATGCTATCGCAACTTCGGTTTCCACTCGGGCATTGCCACCTCGCACAGCGATCATTATGGCAGCGACTATGAACTTTATCGGTGCCATCACCTTCGTAGGAGTTGCTAAAGCTCTAACTAAAGACATTGTAGACCCGTTCTCTTTAAATGCCTTTGAAGGAGACACAACAGGTTCAGTTGTTATTTTAGCTGCATTAATTTCAGCTATTATTTGGAATTTATTGACTTGGTACTTTGGTATTCCATCTAGTTCTTCACATACGTTAATTGGTTCGATTGCAGGTGCTGCTATCGCATCAGCAGGCTTTAACGTGTTAAACTACGGCGGCTTTACTAAAATTATTATGGCATTAGTGCTATCCCCACTACTTGCCATTTGTGCTGGCTTTATCATGATGACACTTTTTAAATTATGGTTTAAAAATTTAAATTTATATCGAACAAATAAAGGTTTCCGAACAATGCAAATCTTCACCGCAGCCATTCAATCGTTTACTCACGGGACAAACGATGCACAGAAGGCAATGGGGATTATGACAATGGCGCTAATTGCTGGTGGCTTGCATACTGGAGATGAAATACCTTTCTGGGTACGTGCTGCAGCCGCTACAGCAATGGGTCTAGGTACATCTATTGGTGGATATAAAATCATTAAAACAGTTGGCGGTAAGATTATGAAAATTCGTCCAGTTAATGGTGTTGCGGCGGATTTAGCATCCGCTACAGTTATTTTTGGTGCTACGTTAATTCACTTACCAGTATCGACAACACATGTTATTTCTTCCTCTATTATGGGTGTTGGTTCTGCACAGCGCGTACGTGGTGTAAACTGGGGAATGGCTCGAAAAATTGTTACTACGTGGGTAATTACAATGCCAATTTCAGCAGTGATGGCATCCGTTATTTATTTCATATTATCATTATTCTTTTAACGAAAAAGGCTCCTATCCAATGGCTGGATAGGAGCCTTTACTTTGTCACACGACAAAAAGCGACACATCCATTACACTAATTGAAAAGGGGGATACATAAATAACTATGAAAACAATTTCGACATTTATTACAGCACATGCGAAAGCAATCGTAGCTATATGGCTTATTATTTTTCTAGCTATGGCTTATTTTGCTTTACAGCTTCCGGGTAAACTTCAAGGGGATGGCTTTTTTGTTGAAGGCGATCATACCTATGTTACAAATGAGCTAGCAGAAAACTTTGATTTGCCTTCTGATACGATTTTGATTGTCTTTGATCAAGCAAAAGATCAAAAAATTGAAGATACTTTAAAAAAACTCGATCGTATAAATGAAATACA is a genomic window containing:
- a CDS encoding ABC transporter permease, whose translation is MLFKDQIDFVTQHIKKNKLRVFMTILAATMGCAFLIVLASVGFGIQESLRNDILSNETVTKIQIYGDNQFTEEQVQEIKKLDHVETVLETINVNASAQSFLGDRETASTLTLSDMQDFEQVNGKLAEGRYPTKPNEIVVGYHFAQTLLNEKERDIIEEKSKKAEAEGTYYDGSEEGYKESLIDKNIELSLVPQTGTNENSPKMSYTIVGVMEKPSYDWMVDNSIHMDKAQKSVLVENLSTDSASKEDELFYSEFNIYADTLENVKPILEKLKDKGYSVYSVTEQLDQMNVFFLVLKIGLIFVGTIAVLIASIGIFNTMTMAVTERTREIGVLKAIGASPKLIQRLFLMESTFIGILGTLIAVAISYAISFAANAALPLILKAATGEDAFATNDITFSLIPWQLVIIAAAISIGVAMISGYRPARKATKIDVIQALRQEL
- a CDS encoding ABC transporter ATP-binding protein, which translates into the protein MIQVENLQHTFLIGKKGKEKQVPVLKGVNFEVNKGEIVAIVGKSGSGKSTLLQVLAGFMKAEQGSIRVNGKETANLTETESAAFRLRQFGFIFQNFQLMPGLSAFENIELPLKLQGLRKAVRKEKVKKLMDKVGLTEVADHYPNELSGGQQQRVSIARALITNPPILLADEPTGSLDSETEQDILLLIQSLNRELGLTFVIITHDEEVASIAHRRLRMYDGELVREEA
- a CDS encoding DUF47 domain-containing protein — its product is MLNSKKQDPFFIALHKIAENMREAVHYANDFRIHSVADLKEISITMKNYETAGDKLIHELIVMLNKSFMTPIEREDILEFAIRMDDILDGTEHCIAHFEMFSLTEIDESMRTFLGYISKSADEIVKATEELKKKNLIGMRPHAILIKDYERECDEVQRTSIKKLFLNEKDPIRLIKFKDIYEQLEDIADHCQNVANTMETIIMRNA
- a CDS encoding inorganic phosphate transporter — encoded protein: MNTIIILTILVVIFALTFDFINGFHDTANAIATSVSTRALPPRTAIIMAATMNFIGAITFVGVAKALTKDIVDPFSLNAFEGDTTGSVVILAALISAIIWNLLTWYFGIPSSSSHTLIGSIAGAAIASAGFNVLNYGGFTKIIMALVLSPLLAICAGFIMMTLFKLWFKNLNLYRTNKGFRTMQIFTAAIQSFTHGTNDAQKAMGIMTMALIAGGLHTGDEIPFWVRAAAATAMGLGTSIGGYKIIKTVGGKIMKIRPVNGVAADLASATVIFGATLIHLPVSTTHVISSSIMGVGSAQRVRGVNWGMARKIVTTWVITMPISAVMASVIYFILSLFF